In the genome of Drosophila subpulchrella strain 33 F10 #4 breed RU33 chromosome 2L, RU_Dsub_v1.1 Primary Assembly, whole genome shotgun sequence, one region contains:
- the LOC119547699 gene encoding centriole proteome protein 16 isoform X2 → MLMPVREYNKHIAKIPNCKMRQRPTLRATFASLLLLLLHVAQALDPAAASGSVAGSGAAAGGAGPASTGGAGGGSLSSGPPTLIANLTEQGSPGVYNSTMG, encoded by the coding sequence ATGTTGATGCCGGTGCGGGAGTACAACAAGCACATAGCCAAAATACCAAATTGCAAGATGAGGCAGCGGCCAACGCTTAGAGCCACCTTTGCATCcctactgctgctgctcctgcacGTCGCCCAGGCTCTTGATCCGGCGGCTGCCAGTGGTTCAGTGGCCGGAAGTGGTGCTGCAGCGGGTGGTGCAGGTCCAGCTTCCACCGGCGGTGCAGGTGGCGGCAGCCTGAGCAGTGGTCCACCCACTCTCATTGCCAATCTCACGGAACAGGGCAGTCCCGGTGTGTATAATTCGACAATGGGTTAA